A stretch of the Amia ocellicauda isolate fAmiCal2 chromosome 10, fAmiCal2.hap1, whole genome shotgun sequence genome encodes the following:
- the dek gene encoding protein DEK isoform X4, with amino-acid sequence MSDDGVNTEESEKTIGDTKLLETSPKKNTQPEDVEMEEQGEGEEEEEEEEEDDDDDGEEEGDQDDQKRRKVKDKQARLKTLIVEGKRQKKKVERLDFQISKPKERLTVPSGIGQKLGEIERVNYFLSKMKSPELKPLHKLLYNRPGAVATLKKNLRQFRGFTFEKDSDPYKKKQEMLKRYTIVVLKNICGILDLEKSGRHDDIIDRILTFLLNPSTSGKPLPKAKKSRAKKREKKVKRGSPKKNKAKVQKKSDAIVIESSSEEEERRDKAVEPAPVAKSAEMVVEVEEEEEKDTEEEEEEEEEEEEEEEEEEEEEEESPKPKKKATPKQVQKKPIAAQEKKPPPKRKKESIKSIAAREKRKSKNKRKSLHDVSDLSELSSDDYFSEQEEEEPPKKVAKTAPAAVKKKPPTKSANVKKADSSSTKKTTNIKSKGEESEHSSDDEPLIKILRKPPTEDQLRETVKKLLETANLEEVTMKQLCKKVNESYPDHDLSDKKEYIKKTVKELIS; translated from the exons ATGTCGGATGACGGGGTTAACACGGAAGAAAGTGAGAAAACTATAGGGGACACGAAGCTCCTAGAAACCTCCCCAAAGAAGAATACACAGCCGGAGGACGTGGAGATGGAAGAGCAGGGTGaaggggaggaagaggaggaggaggaggaagaagatgaCGACGATGACGGGGAGGAGGAGGGTGATCAAGATGATCAGAAACGGCGTAAAGTCAAGGACAAGCAGGCTAGAT TGAAAACCCTTATAGTGGaaggaaaaagacaaaaaaagaagGTGGAGAGACTAGATTTCCAGATCAGTAAACCAAAGGAACGTCTGACTGTTCCATCGG GTATAGGACAAAAACTGGGAGAAATTGAGAGAGTAAATTATTTCCTGTCCAAGATGAAATCTCCCGAGTTAAAACCTCTTCACAAACTTCTGTATAATCGTCCGGGCGCT GTGGCCACTTTAAAGAAGAACCTTCGCCAGTTCAGGGGGTTCACATTTGAGAAAGACAGCGATCCCtacaaaaagaaacaagaaatgCTAAAAAG GTACACAATTGTTGTATTGAAGAATATCTGTGGTATCCTTGATCTGGAAAAGTCTGGAAGGCATGATGATATTATAGACCGAATCCTAACATTTTTGTTGAATCCAAGTACTTCAGGGAAG CCCTTACCAAAGGCTAAAAAGAGTCGAGCCAAGAAACGAGAAAAGAAGGTTAAACGTGGCTCGCCAAAGAAGAATAAGGCAAAAGTGCAGAAGAAGTCCGACGCCATTGTGATCGAGAGCAGCAGTGAAGAGGAAGAAAGACGGGACAAGGCAGTGGAGCCAGCACCAGTCGCTAAGAGTGCAGAGATGGTGGTAGAGgtcgaggaggaggaggaaaaagatactgaagaggaggaggaggaggaggaagaggaggaggaggaggaagaagaagaagaagaagaagaagag GAGAGCCCCAAGCCTAAGAAAAAGGCCACCCCAAAACAAGTACAGAAGAAGCCGATCGCTGCTCAGGAGAAAAAGCCCCCACCCAAACGAAAAAAGGAGAGCATCAAGTCGATTGCTGCCCGGGAGAAGCGGAAATCCAAAAACAAGCGGAAATCTCTGCATGACGTGTCAGACCTGTCTGAGCTCTCCTCTGATGACTACTTCAgtgagcaggaggaggaggag CCACCCAAAAAAGTGGCCAAGACAGCTCCAGCAGCTGTAAAAAAGAAGCCGCCTACTAAATCTGCCAATGTCAAGAAAGctgacagcagcagcaccaagaaaacaaccaaTATTAAAAGTAAAG GCGAGGAGTCCGAGCACAGTTCTGACGATGAACCCTTGATCAAAATCCTAAGGAAGCCTCCAACCGAGGACCAGCTGAGAGAAACGGTGAAGAAACTGCTGGAAACGGCCAATTTGGAGGAAGTCACAATGAAACAGCTCTGCAAGAAA GTTAACGAGTCTTACCCTGATCACGACTTGTCTGAcaagaaagaatacattaaaaagacTGTGAAGGAG TTAATCTCCTGA
- the dek gene encoding protein DEK isoform X2 translates to MVDREVAVMSDDGVNTEESEKTIGDTKLLETSPKKNTQPEDVEMEEQGEGEEEEEEEEEDDDDDGEEEGDQDDQKRRKVKDKQARLKTLIVEGKRQKKKVERLDFQISKPKERLTVPSGIGQKLGEIERVNYFLSKMKSPELKPLHKLLYNRPGAVATLKKNLRQFRGFTFEKDSDPYKKKQEMLKRYTIVVLKNICGILDLEKSGRHDDIIDRILTFLLNPSTSGKPLPKAKKSRAKKREKKVKRGSPKKNKAKVQKKSDAIVIESSSEEEERRDKAVEPAPVAKSAEMVVEVEEEEEKDTEEEEEEEEEEEEEEEEEEEEEESPKPKKKATPKQVQKKPIAAQEKKPPPKRKKESIKSIAAREKRKSKNKRKSLHDVSDLSELSSDDYFSEQEEEEPPKKVAKTAPAAVKKKPPTKSANVKKADSSSTKKTTNIKSKGEESEHSSDDEPLIKILRKPPTEDQLRETVKKLLETANLEEVTMKQLCKKVNESYPDHDLSDKKEYIKKTVKELIS, encoded by the exons ATGGTGGATCGGGAG GTAGCAGTCATGTCGGATGACGGGGTTAACACGGAAGAAAGTGAGAAAACTATAGGGGACACGAAGCTCCTAGAAACCTCCCCAAAGAAGAATACACAGCCGGAGGACGTGGAGATGGAAGAGCAGGGTGaaggggaggaagaggaggaggaggaggaagaagatgaCGACGATGACGGGGAGGAGGAGGGTGATCAAGATGATCAGAAACGGCGTAAAGTCAAGGACAAGCAGGCTAGAT TGAAAACCCTTATAGTGGaaggaaaaagacaaaaaaagaagGTGGAGAGACTAGATTTCCAGATCAGTAAACCAAAGGAACGTCTGACTGTTCCATCGG GTATAGGACAAAAACTGGGAGAAATTGAGAGAGTAAATTATTTCCTGTCCAAGATGAAATCTCCCGAGTTAAAACCTCTTCACAAACTTCTGTATAATCGTCCGGGCGCT GTGGCCACTTTAAAGAAGAACCTTCGCCAGTTCAGGGGGTTCACATTTGAGAAAGACAGCGATCCCtacaaaaagaaacaagaaatgCTAAAAAG GTACACAATTGTTGTATTGAAGAATATCTGTGGTATCCTTGATCTGGAAAAGTCTGGAAGGCATGATGATATTATAGACCGAATCCTAACATTTTTGTTGAATCCAAGTACTTCAGGGAAG CCCTTACCAAAGGCTAAAAAGAGTCGAGCCAAGAAACGAGAAAAGAAGGTTAAACGTGGCTCGCCAAAGAAGAATAAGGCAAAAGTGCAGAAGAAGTCCGACGCCATTGTGATCGAGAGCAGCAGTGAAGAGGAAGAAAGACGGGACAAGGCAGTGGAGCCAGCACCAGTCGCTAAGAGTGCAGAGATGGTGGTAGAGgtcgaggaggaggaggaaaaagatactgaagaggaggaggaggaggaggaagaggaggaggaggaggaagaagaagaagaagaagaagaagag AGCCCCAAGCCTAAGAAAAAGGCCACCCCAAAACAAGTACAGAAGAAGCCGATCGCTGCTCAGGAGAAAAAGCCCCCACCCAAACGAAAAAAGGAGAGCATCAAGTCGATTGCTGCCCGGGAGAAGCGGAAATCCAAAAACAAGCGGAAATCTCTGCATGACGTGTCAGACCTGTCTGAGCTCTCCTCTGATGACTACTTCAgtgagcaggaggaggaggag CCACCCAAAAAAGTGGCCAAGACAGCTCCAGCAGCTGTAAAAAAGAAGCCGCCTACTAAATCTGCCAATGTCAAGAAAGctgacagcagcagcaccaagaaaacaaccaaTATTAAAAGTAAAG GCGAGGAGTCCGAGCACAGTTCTGACGATGAACCCTTGATCAAAATCCTAAGGAAGCCTCCAACCGAGGACCAGCTGAGAGAAACGGTGAAGAAACTGCTGGAAACGGCCAATTTGGAGGAAGTCACAATGAAACAGCTCTGCAAGAAA GTTAACGAGTCTTACCCTGATCACGACTTGTCTGAcaagaaagaatacattaaaaagacTGTGAAGGAG TTAATCTCCTGA
- the dek gene encoding protein DEK isoform X3: MVAVMSDDGVNTEESEKTIGDTKLLETSPKKNTQPEDVEMEEQGEGEEEEEEEEEDDDDDGEEEGDQDDQKRRKVKDKQARLKTLIVEGKRQKKKVERLDFQISKPKERLTVPSGIGQKLGEIERVNYFLSKMKSPELKPLHKLLYNRPGAVATLKKNLRQFRGFTFEKDSDPYKKKQEMLKRYTIVVLKNICGILDLEKSGRHDDIIDRILTFLLNPSTSGKPLPKAKKSRAKKREKKVKRGSPKKNKAKVQKKSDAIVIESSSEEEERRDKAVEPAPVAKSAEMVVEVEEEEEKDTEEEEEEEEEEEEEEEEEEEEEEESPKPKKKATPKQVQKKPIAAQEKKPPPKRKKESIKSIAAREKRKSKNKRKSLHDVSDLSELSSDDYFSEQEEEEPPKKVAKTAPAAVKKKPPTKSANVKKADSSSTKKTTNIKSKGEESEHSSDDEPLIKILRKPPTEDQLRETVKKLLETANLEEVTMKQLCKKVNESYPDHDLSDKKEYIKKTVKELIS, from the exons ATG GTAGCAGTCATGTCGGATGACGGGGTTAACACGGAAGAAAGTGAGAAAACTATAGGGGACACGAAGCTCCTAGAAACCTCCCCAAAGAAGAATACACAGCCGGAGGACGTGGAGATGGAAGAGCAGGGTGaaggggaggaagaggaggaggaggaggaagaagatgaCGACGATGACGGGGAGGAGGAGGGTGATCAAGATGATCAGAAACGGCGTAAAGTCAAGGACAAGCAGGCTAGAT TGAAAACCCTTATAGTGGaaggaaaaagacaaaaaaagaagGTGGAGAGACTAGATTTCCAGATCAGTAAACCAAAGGAACGTCTGACTGTTCCATCGG GTATAGGACAAAAACTGGGAGAAATTGAGAGAGTAAATTATTTCCTGTCCAAGATGAAATCTCCCGAGTTAAAACCTCTTCACAAACTTCTGTATAATCGTCCGGGCGCT GTGGCCACTTTAAAGAAGAACCTTCGCCAGTTCAGGGGGTTCACATTTGAGAAAGACAGCGATCCCtacaaaaagaaacaagaaatgCTAAAAAG GTACACAATTGTTGTATTGAAGAATATCTGTGGTATCCTTGATCTGGAAAAGTCTGGAAGGCATGATGATATTATAGACCGAATCCTAACATTTTTGTTGAATCCAAGTACTTCAGGGAAG CCCTTACCAAAGGCTAAAAAGAGTCGAGCCAAGAAACGAGAAAAGAAGGTTAAACGTGGCTCGCCAAAGAAGAATAAGGCAAAAGTGCAGAAGAAGTCCGACGCCATTGTGATCGAGAGCAGCAGTGAAGAGGAAGAAAGACGGGACAAGGCAGTGGAGCCAGCACCAGTCGCTAAGAGTGCAGAGATGGTGGTAGAGgtcgaggaggaggaggaaaaagatactgaagaggaggaggaggaggaggaagaggaggaggaggaggaagaagaagaagaagaagaagaagag GAGAGCCCCAAGCCTAAGAAAAAGGCCACCCCAAAACAAGTACAGAAGAAGCCGATCGCTGCTCAGGAGAAAAAGCCCCCACCCAAACGAAAAAAGGAGAGCATCAAGTCGATTGCTGCCCGGGAGAAGCGGAAATCCAAAAACAAGCGGAAATCTCTGCATGACGTGTCAGACCTGTCTGAGCTCTCCTCTGATGACTACTTCAgtgagcaggaggaggaggag CCACCCAAAAAAGTGGCCAAGACAGCTCCAGCAGCTGTAAAAAAGAAGCCGCCTACTAAATCTGCCAATGTCAAGAAAGctgacagcagcagcaccaagaaaacaaccaaTATTAAAAGTAAAG GCGAGGAGTCCGAGCACAGTTCTGACGATGAACCCTTGATCAAAATCCTAAGGAAGCCTCCAACCGAGGACCAGCTGAGAGAAACGGTGAAGAAACTGCTGGAAACGGCCAATTTGGAGGAAGTCACAATGAAACAGCTCTGCAAGAAA GTTAACGAGTCTTACCCTGATCACGACTTGTCTGAcaagaaagaatacattaaaaagacTGTGAAGGAG TTAATCTCCTGA
- the dek gene encoding protein DEK isoform X1 has translation MVDREVAVMSDDGVNTEESEKTIGDTKLLETSPKKNTQPEDVEMEEQGEGEEEEEEEEEDDDDDGEEEGDQDDQKRRKVKDKQARLKTLIVEGKRQKKKVERLDFQISKPKERLTVPSGIGQKLGEIERVNYFLSKMKSPELKPLHKLLYNRPGAVATLKKNLRQFRGFTFEKDSDPYKKKQEMLKRYTIVVLKNICGILDLEKSGRHDDIIDRILTFLLNPSTSGKPLPKAKKSRAKKREKKVKRGSPKKNKAKVQKKSDAIVIESSSEEEERRDKAVEPAPVAKSAEMVVEVEEEEEKDTEEEEEEEEEEEEEEEEEEEEEEESPKPKKKATPKQVQKKPIAAQEKKPPPKRKKESIKSIAAREKRKSKNKRKSLHDVSDLSELSSDDYFSEQEEEEPPKKVAKTAPAAVKKKPPTKSANVKKADSSSTKKTTNIKSKGEESEHSSDDEPLIKILRKPPTEDQLRETVKKLLETANLEEVTMKQLCKKVNESYPDHDLSDKKEYIKKTVKELIS, from the exons ATGGTGGATCGGGAG GTAGCAGTCATGTCGGATGACGGGGTTAACACGGAAGAAAGTGAGAAAACTATAGGGGACACGAAGCTCCTAGAAACCTCCCCAAAGAAGAATACACAGCCGGAGGACGTGGAGATGGAAGAGCAGGGTGaaggggaggaagaggaggaggaggaggaagaagatgaCGACGATGACGGGGAGGAGGAGGGTGATCAAGATGATCAGAAACGGCGTAAAGTCAAGGACAAGCAGGCTAGAT TGAAAACCCTTATAGTGGaaggaaaaagacaaaaaaagaagGTGGAGAGACTAGATTTCCAGATCAGTAAACCAAAGGAACGTCTGACTGTTCCATCGG GTATAGGACAAAAACTGGGAGAAATTGAGAGAGTAAATTATTTCCTGTCCAAGATGAAATCTCCCGAGTTAAAACCTCTTCACAAACTTCTGTATAATCGTCCGGGCGCT GTGGCCACTTTAAAGAAGAACCTTCGCCAGTTCAGGGGGTTCACATTTGAGAAAGACAGCGATCCCtacaaaaagaaacaagaaatgCTAAAAAG GTACACAATTGTTGTATTGAAGAATATCTGTGGTATCCTTGATCTGGAAAAGTCTGGAAGGCATGATGATATTATAGACCGAATCCTAACATTTTTGTTGAATCCAAGTACTTCAGGGAAG CCCTTACCAAAGGCTAAAAAGAGTCGAGCCAAGAAACGAGAAAAGAAGGTTAAACGTGGCTCGCCAAAGAAGAATAAGGCAAAAGTGCAGAAGAAGTCCGACGCCATTGTGATCGAGAGCAGCAGTGAAGAGGAAGAAAGACGGGACAAGGCAGTGGAGCCAGCACCAGTCGCTAAGAGTGCAGAGATGGTGGTAGAGgtcgaggaggaggaggaaaaagatactgaagaggaggaggaggaggaggaagaggaggaggaggaggaagaagaagaagaagaagaagaagag GAGAGCCCCAAGCCTAAGAAAAAGGCCACCCCAAAACAAGTACAGAAGAAGCCGATCGCTGCTCAGGAGAAAAAGCCCCCACCCAAACGAAAAAAGGAGAGCATCAAGTCGATTGCTGCCCGGGAGAAGCGGAAATCCAAAAACAAGCGGAAATCTCTGCATGACGTGTCAGACCTGTCTGAGCTCTCCTCTGATGACTACTTCAgtgagcaggaggaggaggag CCACCCAAAAAAGTGGCCAAGACAGCTCCAGCAGCTGTAAAAAAGAAGCCGCCTACTAAATCTGCCAATGTCAAGAAAGctgacagcagcagcaccaagaaaacaaccaaTATTAAAAGTAAAG GCGAGGAGTCCGAGCACAGTTCTGACGATGAACCCTTGATCAAAATCCTAAGGAAGCCTCCAACCGAGGACCAGCTGAGAGAAACGGTGAAGAAACTGCTGGAAACGGCCAATTTGGAGGAAGTCACAATGAAACAGCTCTGCAAGAAA GTTAACGAGTCTTACCCTGATCACGACTTGTCTGAcaagaaagaatacattaaaaagacTGTGAAGGAG TTAATCTCCTGA
- the kcnv1 gene encoding potassium voltage-gated channel subfamily V member 1, giving the protein MSPPKKKTLNCRSYRQKSQKRNKFREEKKNVPSRQSLEFTMTMTSCSSSPAEFCGESASLLSLDSSVFFSEASPNENPLDFYIINVGGSRYVLSQELLSSYPETRLGKLALSKRDSVLDLCDDANLLENEYFFDRNSQTFKYIMNYYKTGRLHVMEELCAMSFLQEIEYWGIDELCIDSCCRDKYYRRKEVKETLDMHKDTEVIESEDEDFSDVVCENLRQKLWDVMEKPESSVAAKTFGTLSIVFVSVSIINMALISLDFSSLEPPFLDVLEYICITWFTGEFALRFLCVKDKCKFSRSVINIIDLVAILPFYVTLAVENLHGGSTELENVGRVVQVLRLMRSLRMLKLGRHSTGLKSLGMTIAQCYEEVGLLLLFLSVGISIFSTVEYAVEHNVPDTTFISVPYAWWWATTSMTTVGYGDIRPDTTLGKIIAFLCILSGILILALPIAIINDRFSACYFTMKMKEAALRHREALKKLNKNSSSDVAVNVNLRDIYARSIMEMLHLKGRERASTRSSGGDDSWW; this is encoded by the exons atgtcccccccaaaaaagaaaactttgAATTGCAGGAGCTACAGACAAAAGTCTCAGAAGCGTAATAAGttcagagaagaaaaaaaaaatgttcccaGCCGTCAATCTTTAG aaTTCACCATGACCATGACCAGCTGTTCCTCCAGCCCAGCGGAGTTCTGTGGGGAGAGCGCCTCCCTCCTGTCTCTGGATTCCAGCGTGTTTTTCAGTGAGGCCTCTCCCAATGAGAACCCTCTAGATTTTTATATCATCAATGTTGGGGGCAGCAGGTATGTATTGTCCCAGgagctgctctcctcctaccCAGAAACACGCCTAGGCAAGCTGGCTTTATCGAAGCGAGATTCTGTGTTGGATCTCTGTGACGATGCCAACTTGCTGGAGAACGAGTACTTCTTCGACAGGAACTCGCAGACCTTCAAGTACATAATGAATTACTACAAAACAGGCCGCTTGCACGTCATGGAGGAGCTGTGCGCCATGTCTTTCCTGCAGGAGATCGAGTACTGGGGCATCGATGAGCTCTGCATTGATTCCTGCTGCCGAGACAAGTACTACAGGAGGAAGGAGGTGAAGGAGACACTGGACATGCACAAGGACACCGAGGTCATCGAGAGCGAGGACGAGGACTTTTCCGATGTCGTCTGTGAAAACCTTAGGCAAAAACTGTGGGACGTCATGGAGAAACCTGAGTCTTCTGTGGCCGCCAAAACCTTCGGCACACTGTCCATTGTTTTTGTGTCCGTTTCAATCATAAACATGGCTCTGATTTCCCTGGACTTCAGCTCTCTGGAGCCGCCATTTCTCGACGTGCTGGAATACATCTGTATAACCTGGTTCACCGGGGAGTTTGCCCTGCGGTTCTTGTGCGTTAAGGACAAGTGCAAGTTCAGCAGGAGTGTGATCAACATTATTGATCTTGTCGCCATCTTGCCCTTTTATGTCACCCTCGCTGTGGAGAATCTGCACGGAGGCTCCACTGAACTGGAAAACGTGGGCCGAGTTGTGCAGGTGTTGAGACTGATGAGGTCACTGAGAATGCTCAAACTAGGCCGACATTCCACAG GACTCAAGTCCCTTGGCATGACTATTGCCCAATGCTATGAAGAGGTGGGActcctcctcctgttcctctcTGTGGGGATATCAATCTTCTCAACAGTAGAGTATGCTGTGGAACACAATGTCCCCGACACGACCTTCATCAGTGTACCCTATGCCTGGTGGTGGGCCACTACTTCAATGACTACCGTGGGCTATGGTGACATCAGACCCGACACCACTTTGGGCAAGATCATCGCCTTCCTCTGCATCTTATCTGGCATCCTCATCCTTGCTCTGCCCATTGCTATCATAAACGACCGCTTCTCTGCCTGCTACTTCACCATGAAGATGAAGGAAGCGGCGTTACGGCATCGCGAGGCATTGAAGAAGCTGAACAAGAACTCCAGCTCTGACGTGGCAGTCAACGTCAACCTGCGGGACATCTACGCCCGCAGCATAATGGAGATGTTGCATTTGAAAGGCAGGGAGAGGGCCAGCACCAGGAGCAGTGGAGGAGATGACTCATGGTGGTAG